GGGATTTGGGCGAAACGGGCGCTGTCACGCTTGTGAATTCCCTGTGCCGTTAGGCTTCTGGTTAAGGTTGAAGGGTCTTGTACGTTACGGCTATGGTCCGCGCCACTCTTACTCCCTTTCAGGACCCCAAAAGGCGAGTCGGTGACGTCTTCTCCGGAAGACAGTTCCGGCCAGCCTGAGAAGTTGGATAGCAGGTTTCATGTCAGTCGATGCGGCTACTGTCCGGCGGATCGCCACGCTCGCGCGGATCGCCATCACGGACGAGGAAGTGCCCCCTCTGGTGGGCGAATTGAACCAGATACTGGATTGGGTCGAACAGCTGGGCGAGGTCGACACGGACGGCGTGATGCCGATGACGTCCGTGGCCGATATCACAGCGCCGCTGCGGACCGATGAGGTGACTGACGGTAACAAGGAAGCCGAAGTGCTGAAGAATGCACCGGACGCACGCGAAGGGCATTTCACCGTGCCGAAGGTGGTGGAGTGATGAGCGAGCTGACGACACTCGATATTGCCGCTGCCCGTGATGCGCTGGCCAAGGGCGAGTTTACGTCCGAAGAGCTGACCGCGGCCTATCTCGAAGCCATTGATGCCGCCAAGGTTCTCAACGCCTACATCACGGTACTGCCGGGCAAGGCCATCGAGATGGCGAAGGAAAGCGATGCCCGGCGCAAGGCCGGTGAGGCGGGCGCGCTCGAAGGCATTCCGCTTGCTATCAAGGATCTGTTCTGCACCGAGGGGGTTCAGACGACGGCAGCCAGCCACATTCTGGATGGGTTCACCCCGCCGTATGAAAGCACGGTCACCGGCAGTCTCTGGCAGCAGGGTGCGGTGATGCTGGGCAAAACCAACCTTGATGAATTTGCCATGGGGTCGTCGAACGAGACGTCCTATTACGGTGATGTGCGCAATCCCTGGCGTGCGGATGGCTCTGAGGATGCACTGGTGCCGGGCGGATCGTCTGGCGGATCGGCCGCGGCTGTGGCGGCGCATCTGTGTGCGGCTGCAACGGGCACGGATACCGGCGGATCGATCCGTCAGCCGGGCGCGCTGACCGGTACGGTTGGTCTCAAGCCGACCTATGGCCGCTGCTCGCGCTGGGGCATCATCGCCTTCGCGTCGTCTCTGGACCAGGCAGGTCCCATGACCCGTACGGTTCGTGATGCCGCCATCATGCTCGGTGCTATGGCAGGGCATGACGCAAAGGATTCCACCTCCATCAATACGCCTGTGCCGAATTACGA
The sequence above is drawn from the Pyruvatibacter mobilis genome and encodes:
- the gatC gene encoding Asp-tRNA(Asn)/Glu-tRNA(Gln) amidotransferase subunit GatC encodes the protein MSVDAATVRRIATLARIAITDEEVPPLVGELNQILDWVEQLGEVDTDGVMPMTSVADITAPLRTDEVTDGNKEAEVLKNAPDAREGHFTVPKVVE
- the gatA gene encoding Asp-tRNA(Asn)/Glu-tRNA(Gln) amidotransferase subunit GatA, whose product is MSELTTLDIAAARDALAKGEFTSEELTAAYLEAIDAAKVLNAYITVLPGKAIEMAKESDARRKAGEAGALEGIPLAIKDLFCTEGVQTTAASHILDGFTPPYESTVTGSLWQQGAVMLGKTNLDEFAMGSSNETSYYGDVRNPWRADGSEDALVPGGSSGGSAAAVAAHLCAAATGTDTGGSIRQPGALTGTVGLKPTYGRCSRWGIIAFASSLDQAGPMTRTVRDAAIMLGAMAGHDAKDSTSINTPVPNYEAALDGGVKGLKIGVPEEYRVDGMPKEIEDLWQQGVDWLKAQGAEIKTVSLKQTKNALPTYYIVAPAEASSNLARYDGVRYGLRVPGDDITDMYEKTRAAGFGAEVKRRILIGTYVLSAGYYDAYYLKAQKVRTLIAQDFKAAFEDVDLILTPTSPEPAFGIGAKTDDPLSMYLNDVFTVPASLAGLPGISVPAGLSANGLPLGLQLIGRAFDEETVLRGAYALEQAAGFEHKPSPWWRA